In a genomic window of Streptomyces sp. SJL17-4:
- a CDS encoding cytochrome P450 — protein MTPVVVDGPRGVPLLGSLPAFGKNPLAFFEQLRDRGDIVRWRFGRKPSLFIAHPDTVGELLTEVERTFDQPDLGIAFRTLLGNGVIVSKGADWRRKRSLVQPSVRPKQVRSYAATMSECAVALADRWADGQHIDIKKEMAALTQLVAVRTIFGVDTAADAEAIGQAMDVAQKEIGAEFSGIGAVLPDWLPTPGRARIKRATAVIDAEVSRVVSRHRDGDTERPDLLSRLLAARDESGAPLSDEEIRDETVTLYIGGHETTSSTLVWAWYLLSRNPRVRDALAEELDRVLADHEPGYDDYASLTYTQAVIKETLRLYPTIWLITGLAKEGAMLGGRAVPAGTRVWSSQWATHRDPRWYGDAEAFRPERWIERDGEPAEEIPEYAWFPFGGGPRVCLGTRFALVEAVLILAVLARRYHLDVTTEEILPVPSLTLQPDRDVLATVRARS, from the coding sequence GTGACTCCGGTTGTCGTCGACGGACCACGAGGCGTTCCCCTCCTCGGCAGCCTGCCCGCCTTCGGGAAGAACCCTTTGGCCTTCTTCGAACAGCTCCGGGACCGCGGCGACATCGTCCGCTGGCGCTTCGGCCGCAAACCCTCCCTCTTCATCGCCCACCCCGACACCGTCGGCGAACTCCTCACCGAGGTCGAGCGCACCTTCGACCAGCCCGACCTTGGCATCGCCTTCCGCACCCTCCTCGGCAACGGCGTGATCGTCTCCAAGGGAGCCGACTGGCGCCGCAAGCGCTCCCTCGTGCAGCCCTCCGTCCGGCCGAAACAGGTCCGTTCCTACGCGGCGACCATGTCCGAGTGCGCCGTCGCCCTCGCCGACCGGTGGGCCGACGGGCAGCACATCGACATCAAGAAGGAGATGGCAGCCCTCACCCAACTCGTCGCCGTCCGCACCATCTTCGGCGTCGACACCGCCGCCGACGCCGAAGCCATCGGACAGGCGATGGACGTCGCGCAGAAGGAGATCGGCGCCGAGTTCAGCGGCATCGGAGCGGTGCTGCCCGACTGGCTACCGACCCCCGGACGCGCCCGGATCAAGCGCGCCACCGCCGTCATCGACGCGGAGGTCTCCCGTGTCGTCTCCCGCCACCGCGACGGCGACACCGAACGCCCGGACCTCCTCAGCCGTCTCCTCGCCGCCCGCGACGAGAGCGGCGCGCCCCTGTCCGACGAGGAGATCCGCGACGAGACCGTCACTCTCTACATCGGCGGCCACGAGACCACGAGCTCCACACTCGTCTGGGCCTGGTACCTGCTCTCCCGCAACCCGCGGGTCCGTGACGCGCTCGCCGAGGAACTCGACCGCGTCCTCGCCGACCACGAACCCGGCTACGACGACTACGCCTCCCTGACCTACACCCAGGCGGTCATCAAGGAGACCCTCCGCCTCTACCCGACGATCTGGCTGATCACCGGCCTCGCGAAGGAGGGCGCCATGCTCGGCGGCAGGGCCGTCCCGGCCGGCACCCGGGTCTGGTCCAGCCAGTGGGCCACACACCGCGACCCCCGCTGGTACGGCGACGCGGAAGCCTTCCGCCCCGAGCGCTGGATCGAACGGGACGGCGAGCCCGCCGAGGAGATACCCGAGTACGCCTGGTTCCCCTTCGGCGGCGGCCCCCGCGTCTGCCTCGGTACCCGGTTCGCCCTCGTGGAGGCGGTCCTGATCCTCGCGGTCCTGGCCCGCCGCTACCACCTGGACGTCACCACCGAGGAAATCCTCCCGGTCCCGAGCCTCACCCTCCAGCCGGACCGCGACGTCCTGGCGACCGTGCGGGCACGGAGCTGA
- a CDS encoding ADP-ribosylglycohydrolase family protein → MRDIDRSLGAVLGSAVGDALGAPFEFGLPGVFRERFPDGVGELCGGGGWDPGEATDDTQMAVLVGESLLERGGLDLPDIFDRFRRWAAADPKDIGLQTEQVLLGGDPWDLAAAMHFQINALAAGNGSLMRASTSAVYFAARGRAETMDAARRISALTHGDGAAWEGTAILHELIRVALLGEDPIAALPATLAEVAPEHRERWATVLAIGWHPDDATEFNGAVWPCLGSAVWALRTTGSFEEAVASAVDLGGDTDTVAAVTGMLAGAVHGAGAIPSRWTATLHVPLPGFGNRVLYADDLRDLAADLSSGRRPA, encoded by the coding sequence ATGCGAGACATCGACAGGTCCTTGGGTGCCGTCCTCGGCTCCGCCGTCGGCGACGCCCTCGGCGCCCCCTTCGAGTTCGGTCTCCCGGGGGTCTTCCGCGAGCGGTTCCCCGACGGCGTCGGGGAGTTGTGCGGAGGCGGCGGCTGGGATCCCGGCGAGGCGACGGACGACACGCAGATGGCCGTCCTCGTCGGCGAGTCGCTCCTCGAACGGGGTGGTCTCGACCTACCGGACATCTTCGACCGGTTCCGCCGCTGGGCCGCGGCCGACCCCAAGGACATCGGCCTCCAGACCGAACAGGTCCTGCTCGGCGGGGACCCCTGGGACCTGGCCGCCGCGATGCACTTCCAGATCAACGCGCTGGCCGCGGGCAACGGTTCGCTGATGCGGGCCTCGACGTCGGCGGTGTACTTCGCGGCCCGGGGGCGGGCCGAGACGATGGACGCCGCCCGCCGGATCAGCGCCCTGACCCATGGCGACGGCGCGGCCTGGGAGGGTACGGCGATCCTCCATGAGCTGATCCGTGTCGCCCTCCTCGGCGAGGACCCGATCGCCGCCCTGCCCGCGACCCTCGCCGAGGTGGCCCCGGAGCACCGGGAACGCTGGGCCACGGTCCTGGCAATCGGCTGGCACCCGGACGACGCCACCGAGTTCAACGGCGCGGTGTGGCCCTGTCTCGGTTCGGCCGTGTGGGCACTCCGTACGACCGGCTCCTTCGAGGAGGCCGTGGCCTCGGCGGTCGACCTGGGCGGGGACACCGACACGGTCGCGGCCGTGACCGGGATGCTCGCCGGCGCCGTGCACGGCGCCGGCGCCATCCCCAGCCGCTGGACGGCCACCCTCCATGTCCCCCTGCCTGGTTTCGGCAACCGGGTCCTGTACGCCGACGACCTCAGGGACTTGGCAGCGGACCTGTCGTCCGGGCGACGACCTGCCTGA
- a CDS encoding MerR family transcriptional regulator, which produces MRIGELSRRTEVSIPTIKFYVREGLLPAGELTSPNQASYGETHVQRLRLIRALLDVGGLSVAAIREVIVAVDDPERSVHKLLGTVASGLVPRYDRASHTGIEEARKQVAALIAARGWRVHPGNPAAEALAVALAAVDEAGHGAFVEVLDAYADAAERVARADLEFVARNISREELVESVVVGTVIGDAIFSALRRMAHTDTSDRLYGQAT; this is translated from the coding sequence GTGCGCATCGGAGAGTTGAGTCGCAGGACCGAGGTGTCCATCCCGACGATCAAGTTCTACGTACGGGAAGGACTGCTGCCGGCCGGGGAGCTGACGAGCCCGAACCAGGCCTCGTACGGGGAGACGCATGTGCAGCGCCTCCGCCTGATCCGGGCTCTCCTCGATGTGGGCGGCCTTTCGGTGGCGGCGATCCGTGAGGTGATCGTCGCCGTCGACGACCCCGAACGATCGGTGCACAAGCTGCTGGGCACGGTGGCCTCAGGGCTGGTGCCGCGCTACGACCGCGCGTCGCACACCGGGATCGAGGAGGCGCGGAAGCAGGTCGCGGCGCTGATCGCCGCGCGCGGCTGGCGCGTGCACCCGGGCAACCCGGCCGCGGAGGCGCTCGCCGTGGCCCTCGCGGCCGTCGACGAGGCGGGTCACGGGGCCTTCGTCGAGGTCCTGGACGCGTACGCGGATGCGGCGGAGCGGGTCGCGCGGGCGGACCTGGAGTTCGTGGCGCGCAATATTTCGCGCGAGGAGCTGGTGGAGAGCGTGGTCGTCGGCACGGTCATCGGCGACGCGATCTTCTCGGCGCTGCGGCGGATGGCCCACACGGACACCTCGGACCGCCTGTACGGGCAGGCGACCTAG
- a CDS encoding siderophore-interacting protein — protein MAEQPRKAPKATEARVVRTELITPHMVRVVLGGPGLDAFEVGAYTDHYVKLLFAPEGVAYPEPFDMDRIREEFPREQWPTTRTYTVRAWDPVHRELTIDFVVHGDEGLAGPWAARAQPGETVRFLGPGGGYTPDPTADWHLLAGDESALPAIAAALERLPAGARVHAFVEISDAAEEQKFATEHGIHVTWLHRGDRPAGEALVEAVQTLDFPAGDVHAFVHGEAGFVKDLRRHLRLDRGISRERLSISGYWRLGKSDEAWRAIKREWNDQVEREQEK, from the coding sequence GTGGCGGAGCAGCCCCGCAAGGCACCGAAGGCCACCGAAGCGCGTGTGGTGCGCACCGAGCTCATCACCCCGCACATGGTGCGGGTCGTCCTGGGCGGCCCCGGTCTCGATGCCTTCGAGGTCGGCGCGTACACCGACCACTACGTGAAGCTGCTCTTCGCCCCCGAGGGGGTCGCCTATCCGGAGCCGTTCGACATGGACCGGATCCGGGAGGAGTTCCCCCGGGAGCAGTGGCCGACGACGCGGACGTACACCGTACGGGCCTGGGACCCGGTCCACCGTGAGCTGACCATCGACTTCGTGGTCCACGGCGACGAGGGCCTCGCGGGCCCGTGGGCGGCGCGGGCGCAGCCGGGCGAGACGGTGCGTTTCCTCGGCCCCGGCGGCGGCTACACGCCGGACCCTACGGCGGACTGGCACCTGCTCGCGGGCGACGAGAGCGCGCTGCCGGCGATCGCGGCGGCCTTGGAACGGCTGCCCGCGGGGGCGCGGGTGCACGCGTTCGTGGAGATCTCGGACGCCGCCGAGGAGCAGAAGTTCGCGACGGAACACGGCATCCACGTCACCTGGCTGCACCGGGGTGACCGCCCGGCGGGCGAGGCGCTCGTCGAGGCCGTGCAGACCCTGGACTTCCCGGCGGGCGACGTGCACGCCTTCGTCCACGGCGAGGCGGGCTTCGTGAAGGACCTCCGCCGTCACCTGCGGCTGGACCGCGGGATCTCGCGCGAGCGGCTGTCGATCTCGGGCTACTGGCGCCTGGGCAAGTCGGACGAGGCGTGGCGCGCGATCAAGCGCGAGTGGAACGACCAGGTGGAACGCGAGCAGGAGAAGTAA
- a CDS encoding 5'-3' exonuclease, producing MLLDTASLYFRAYFGVPDSVRAPDGSPVNAVRGLLDFITRLVQDHHPDELVACWDDDWRPQWRVDLIPSYKAHRVAVETETGPDEEEIPDTLSPQVPVIEEVLAALGIARIGAAGYEADDVIGTLAGHASGPVDIVTGDRDLFQLVDDARGIRVLYPRKGVGDCDLVDADMIVTKYGVRPDQYADFAALRGDASDGLPGVKGIGEKTAAQLITEYGDLAGVRAAAGERTSKLTPAKRRGIVEAAAYLDVAPTVVRVAGDVPLPEFDATLPKAPRDPAALDALVKRWGLGGAVGRLLPVLER from the coding sequence ATGCTCCTCGACACCGCCAGCCTCTACTTCCGCGCCTACTTCGGCGTTCCGGACTCCGTCCGGGCCCCCGACGGCTCGCCCGTGAACGCCGTGCGCGGACTGCTCGACTTCATCACCCGGCTCGTCCAGGACCACCACCCTGACGAGCTCGTGGCCTGCTGGGACGACGACTGGCGGCCGCAGTGGCGGGTCGACCTGATCCCCTCGTACAAGGCGCACCGCGTGGCGGTGGAGACGGAGACCGGCCCGGACGAGGAGGAGATCCCGGACACGCTGTCCCCCCAGGTGCCGGTGATCGAGGAGGTCCTGGCGGCGCTCGGCATCGCCCGGATCGGGGCGGCGGGCTACGAGGCGGACGACGTGATCGGGACGCTCGCGGGGCACGCGTCGGGACCGGTGGACATCGTCACGGGCGACCGGGACCTCTTCCAGCTGGTGGACGACGCGCGGGGCATCCGCGTGCTGTACCCGCGCAAGGGCGTCGGCGACTGCGACCTGGTGGACGCGGACATGATCGTCACGAAGTACGGGGTGCGCCCCGACCAGTACGCGGACTTCGCGGCGCTGCGCGGCGACGCCAGCGACGGCCTCCCCGGAGTGAAGGGCATCGGCGAGAAGACGGCCGCGCAGCTGATCACGGAGTACGGGGACCTGGCGGGCGTACGGGCGGCGGCCGGGGAGCGGACGTCGAAGCTGACGCCCGCCAAGCGGCGCGGGATCGTGGAGGCGGCGGCCTATCTGGACGTCGCGCCGACGGTGGTGCGCGTCGCCGGGGACGTACCCCTGCCGGAGTTCGACGCGACCCTGCCGAAGGCTCCCCGCGACCCGGCGGCCCTCGACGCCCTGGTGAAGCGCTGGGGTCTCGGCGGGGCCGTGGGCCGTCTGCTTCCGGTCCTGGAACGCTGA
- a CDS encoding glycine betaine/L-proline ABC transporter ATP-binding protein, with product MSRLQADHLFKVFGRRPDEAVRRLAAGADREELRAEGTTAAVVDAGFVVEPGQIFVVMGLSGSGKSTLLRMLNGLLEPTAGRVLFDGRDLTALSPRDLRTVRSTKISMVFQHFALFPHRNVLENAAYGLEVQGVPRAERETRATEALELCGLAGWEKSWPDELSGGMQQRVGLARALATDADLLLMDESFSALDPLIRRDMQDQLLVLQQRLKKTIVFITHDLNEAMRLGDRIAVMRDGRIVQLGTAEDILVRPADDYVASFIQDVDRSRVLTASAVMTGGATPADCPDDCTCQAVGPDTLVADLCAVAARAPHPVTVQDSDGAVLGVVPTERLLAVMGGLGARDAGDPTAAKAGAVTDTRTDSQTGGKADAKTDAATATQSEKELTARA from the coding sequence GTGTCCAGGCTCCAGGCAGACCACCTGTTCAAGGTGTTCGGCAGACGACCCGACGAAGCCGTCCGCAGGCTCGCCGCCGGCGCCGACCGCGAGGAGCTGCGCGCCGAGGGGACGACCGCAGCCGTGGTGGACGCCGGTTTCGTCGTCGAACCCGGCCAGATCTTCGTCGTGATGGGGCTCTCCGGGTCCGGCAAGTCGACCCTGCTCCGCATGCTCAACGGCCTGCTCGAGCCCACCGCCGGCCGGGTCCTCTTCGACGGACGTGACCTCACGGCGCTGTCCCCCCGCGATCTGCGCACCGTCCGCTCCACGAAGATCAGCATGGTCTTCCAGCATTTCGCGCTGTTCCCGCACCGAAACGTTCTGGAGAACGCCGCCTACGGCCTGGAGGTCCAGGGCGTCCCGCGCGCCGAGCGCGAGACCCGCGCCACCGAGGCCCTCGAACTGTGCGGCCTGGCCGGCTGGGAGAAGTCCTGGCCCGACGAGCTCTCCGGTGGCATGCAGCAGCGCGTCGGCCTGGCCCGCGCGCTCGCGACCGACGCCGACCTGCTCCTCATGGACGAGTCCTTCAGCGCGCTCGACCCGCTGATCCGCCGCGACATGCAGGACCAGCTCCTCGTCCTCCAGCAGCGGCTGAAGAAGACCATCGTCTTCATCACCCACGACCTCAACGAGGCCATGCGCCTCGGCGACCGGATCGCCGTCATGCGCGACGGCAGGATCGTGCAGCTCGGCACCGCCGAGGACATCCTGGTCCGCCCCGCCGACGACTACGTCGCCTCCTTCATCCAGGACGTCGACCGCTCCCGGGTGCTCACCGCCTCCGCCGTCATGACGGGCGGCGCCACCCCGGCGGACTGCCCCGACGACTGCACCTGCCAGGCCGTCGGGCCGGACACGCTCGTCGCCGACCTGTGCGCCGTGGCCGCCCGCGCCCCGCACCCCGTGACCGTCCAGGACTCCGACGGCGCCGTCCTCGGAGTCGTACCGACGGAGCGCCTGCTCGCCGTCATGGGCGGACTCGGCGCGAGGGATGCCGGCGACCCGACCGCCGCGAAGGCCGGCGCGGTGACAGACACCAGGACGGACAGCCAGACAGGCGGCAAGGCCGACGCCAAGACCGACGCCGCGACCGCCACCCAGTCGGAGAAGGAGCTGACCGCCCGTGCCTAG
- a CDS encoding ABC transporter permease/substrate binding protein → MPRLPLGEWVDSSVDWLQAQFSWLFDAVSTGVTGLYDGIDAVLSAPQPLLFAGILAVVAWWLRGLAAGVLAFAGFALVDSVQLWDEAMATLSLVLVATLVTLVIAVPLGIWAARSKTVSTVLRPVLDFMQTMPAMVYLIPGIIFFGVGVVPGIIATIVFALPPGVRMTELGIRQVDGELVEAAEAFGTTPRNTLLRVQLPLALPTIMAGVNQVIMLGLSMVVIAGMVGGGGLGGAVYRAIGNVDIGLGFEAGVSIVVLAMYLDRMTGALGRQVSPLGRRAAAKARAALSAKRPGAKLWAHRPQPVTALVGVVVLALVAGGTGILGGSGASSTTASGTDGGHGKKISIGYIPWDEGIASTYLWKELLERRGYEVDTKQLEAGALYTGLAGGQLDFQTDSWLPVTHAQYWEKYKNELEDLGSWYGPTSLELSVPSYVKGVDSLADLKGKAGQFKGRIVGIEPSAGMMGILKDKVLKEYGLEGEYEVVDGSTPGMLAELKRAYERKEPVVVTLWSPHWAYSAHDLKKLADPKGSWGKGDGVHTLARKGFAAENPEVGAWLKNFELTEKQLTDLEAVIQKTGKGKEQQAVRTWLDSNPGLAEKLAPQ, encoded by the coding sequence GTGCCTAGGCTTCCCCTCGGTGAGTGGGTCGACAGCTCCGTCGACTGGCTCCAGGCCCAGTTCTCCTGGCTCTTCGACGCCGTCAGCACCGGGGTCACCGGCCTCTACGACGGCATCGACGCCGTCCTGTCCGCGCCCCAGCCGCTGCTCTTCGCCGGCATCCTCGCCGTCGTCGCCTGGTGGCTGCGCGGGCTCGCCGCCGGTGTGCTCGCCTTCGCCGGGTTCGCGCTCGTCGACTCGGTCCAGCTGTGGGACGAGGCCATGGCGACGCTCTCGCTCGTCCTCGTCGCCACCCTGGTCACCCTGGTGATCGCGGTACCGCTCGGCATCTGGGCGGCCCGCTCGAAGACCGTCAGCACCGTGCTCCGGCCGGTCCTCGACTTCATGCAGACCATGCCGGCGATGGTCTACCTCATCCCCGGCATCATCTTCTTCGGCGTCGGCGTCGTCCCCGGCATCATCGCCACCATCGTCTTCGCGCTGCCCCCGGGCGTCCGCATGACCGAGCTGGGCATCCGGCAGGTCGACGGCGAACTCGTCGAGGCCGCCGAGGCGTTCGGCACCACCCCGCGCAACACGCTGCTGCGCGTGCAGCTCCCGCTGGCCCTGCCGACGATCATGGCCGGCGTCAACCAGGTCATCATGCTCGGCCTGTCCATGGTCGTCATCGCCGGCATGGTCGGCGGCGGCGGGCTCGGCGGCGCCGTCTACCGCGCCATCGGCAACGTCGACATCGGCCTCGGCTTCGAGGCCGGCGTCTCCATCGTCGTCCTCGCCATGTACCTGGACCGGATGACCGGCGCCCTCGGCCGCCAGGTCTCCCCGCTCGGCCGCCGCGCCGCCGCCAAGGCCCGCGCCGCGCTGAGCGCCAAGCGCCCGGGGGCGAAGCTGTGGGCCCACCGCCCGCAGCCCGTCACCGCCCTCGTCGGTGTCGTCGTCCTCGCCCTCGTCGCAGGGGGCACGGGAATCCTCGGCGGTTCCGGCGCGAGCTCCACCACCGCCTCGGGCACCGACGGCGGTCACGGCAAGAAGATCAGCATCGGCTACATCCCCTGGGACGAGGGCATCGCCTCCACGTACCTCTGGAAGGAACTCCTGGAGCGACGGGGGTACGAGGTCGACACCAAGCAGCTGGAGGCCGGCGCGCTCTACACCGGCCTGGCCGGCGGCCAGCTCGACTTCCAGACCGACTCCTGGCTGCCCGTCACCCACGCCCAGTACTGGGAGAAGTACAAGAACGAACTGGAGGACCTCGGCTCCTGGTACGGCCCCACCTCCCTGGAGCTCTCCGTCCCCTCGTACGTGAAGGGCGTCGACTCGCTCGCCGACCTCAAGGGCAAGGCCGGACAGTTCAAGGGCCGGATCGTCGGCATCGAGCCCAGCGCCGGAATGATGGGCATCCTCAAGGACAAGGTCCTCAAGGAGTACGGCCTGGAGGGCGAGTACGAGGTCGTCGACGGCTCCACGCCCGGCATGCTCGCCGAGCTGAAGCGCGCCTACGAGCGCAAGGAACCGGTCGTCGTGACCCTCTGGTCGCCGCACTGGGCCTACTCCGCCCACGACCTGAAGAAGCTCGCCGACCCCAAGGGCTCCTGGGGCAAGGGCGACGGCGTCCACACCCTGGCCCGTAAGGGATTCGCCGCCGAGAACCCCGAGGTCGGCGCCTGGCTGAAGAACTTCGAGCTGACCGAGAAGCAGCTCACGGACCTCGAAGCCGTCATCCAGAAGACCGGCAAGGGCAAGGAGCAGCAGGCCGTCCGGACCTGGCTGGACAGCAACCCGGGTCTCGCGGAGAAGCTCGCGCCGCAGTAG
- a CDS encoding cupin domain-containing protein, with product MDEKESPRVGAAVKRRRRALQLTLAVVSSRSGLSVPFLSQVENDRARPSHRSLELVADALETTAADLLAAAEASRTVDVVRADEVTPELPPGVRAIVRGRHQLHALEFTGEQDAGREFQHRNDELLYVADGAAEVEAEGRAYRLGRGDTLYLSGGVRHRWRATEAGTRLLVVAVAEHVEAEEE from the coding sequence ATGGACGAGAAGGAATCACCCCGCGTGGGCGCGGCCGTCAAGAGGCGACGCAGAGCGCTCCAGCTCACCCTGGCCGTCGTCTCCTCGCGCAGCGGTCTGTCCGTGCCCTTCCTCAGCCAGGTCGAGAACGACCGCGCGCGCCCCAGCCACCGCTCCCTCGAACTCGTCGCCGACGCCCTGGAGACCACTGCCGCCGACCTCCTCGCGGCCGCCGAGGCCTCCCGCACCGTCGACGTCGTGCGGGCGGACGAGGTCACCCCGGAGCTGCCCCCGGGCGTCCGGGCGATCGTCCGCGGCCGGCACCAGCTGCACGCCCTGGAGTTCACCGGCGAGCAGGACGCGGGCCGCGAGTTCCAGCACCGGAACGACGAGCTGCTGTACGTGGCCGACGGGGCCGCCGAGGTCGAGGCCGAGGGCCGCGCGTACCGGCTGGGCCGCGGCGACACGCTCTACCTCTCGGGCGGGGTGCGCCACCGCTGGCGCGCCACGGAGGCGGGCACCCGGCTGCTCGTCGTCGCGGTCGCCGAGCACGTCGAGGCCGAAGAGGAATGA
- a CDS encoding helical backbone metal receptor, with product MSVRRGTVRRIVSLVPSLTEAVAVTAPGLLVGATDWCAHPADLDVARIGGTKNPDVRAITALRPDLLLANEEENRAADLAELRAAGLDVLVTEIRTLDQGLRELERVLAACGAPRRPRWLDEAETAWAAVASEGEYTAVVPIWRRPWMVLGRDTFAGDLLARLGVRNLYADHPDRYPRLPLDELRAAAPDLVVLPDEPYRFTREDGPEAFPGTAAALVDGRHLTWYGPSLVEAPRVLARALRAAHR from the coding sequence ATGAGCGTGCGGCGTGGCACGGTCAGGAGAATCGTCTCCCTCGTGCCGTCCCTGACGGAGGCCGTCGCCGTCACCGCGCCCGGTCTGCTCGTCGGGGCGACGGACTGGTGTGCTCACCCCGCCGACCTCGACGTCGCACGGATCGGCGGCACCAAGAACCCCGACGTCCGCGCGATCACCGCGCTCCGCCCCGACCTCCTCCTCGCCAACGAGGAGGAGAACCGCGCCGCCGACCTCGCCGAACTACGGGCCGCCGGTCTTGACGTCCTCGTCACCGAGATCCGCACCCTCGACCAGGGCCTGCGCGAGCTGGAGCGGGTCCTCGCCGCGTGCGGCGCGCCCCGGCGGCCCCGCTGGCTCGACGAGGCGGAGACGGCGTGGGCGGCGGTCGCCTCTGAGGGGGAGTACACGGCCGTCGTGCCGATCTGGCGGCGCCCCTGGATGGTTCTGGGCCGTGACACCTTCGCCGGTGATCTGCTGGCCCGCCTCGGGGTCCGCAACCTGTACGCCGACCACCCGGACCGCTATCCGCGCCTGCCGCTCGACGAGCTCCGCGCCGCCGCTCCCGACCTCGTCGTCCTGCCCGACGAGCCGTACCGCTTCACGCGCGAGGACGGCCCCGAGGCCTTCCCCGGCACCGCCGCCGCCCTCGTCGACGGGCGTCACCTCACCTGGTACGGGCCGTCTCTCGTCGAGGCGCCGCGGGTGCTGGCGCGGGCCCTGCGAGCAGCGCACCGCTGA
- a CDS encoding TDT family transporter, with the protein MASLAPPLPAVRATTPGARPAASPARSARHLGPNWYASVMGTAIVANAGAGLPLDLPGLRTACAAVWALSLAMLLVLLAARTAHWIHHRDQARAHLLDPAMAPFYGCLSMALLAVGGGAMIVGRDWIGLPAAVALDTVLFTAGTVVGLAAAVGIPYLMVVHHKIENASPVWLLPVVAPMVSAALGPLLVPHLPAGQAQETLLLACWAMFGVSLLATLVMLPLVFGRLVTGGPLPLALTPTLFLVLGPLGQSTTAANKFADVAPGVLPSPYAHGFASFAVLYGVPVMGFALLWLALAGAMVLRARRQGMGFAMTFWAFTFPVGTCVTGAEGLAQHTGLAAFRWLAIGLYVFLVAAWLVAGAHTVRGLFSGALLAGPAPAPAAPRRETARTR; encoded by the coding sequence ATGGCAAGCCTCGCACCTCCCCTTCCGGCCGTCCGCGCCACCACCCCCGGCGCCCGGCCGGCCGCCTCCCCGGCCCGTTCCGCCCGTCACCTCGGACCCAACTGGTACGCCTCCGTGATGGGCACCGCCATCGTGGCCAACGCCGGCGCCGGGCTCCCGCTGGACCTCCCCGGCCTCCGTACGGCCTGCGCCGCGGTCTGGGCGCTGTCCCTCGCGATGCTGCTCGTTCTGCTCGCCGCCCGCACCGCGCACTGGATCCACCACCGCGACCAGGCGCGCGCCCACCTCCTGGACCCCGCCATGGCGCCGTTCTACGGCTGTCTCTCGATGGCGCTGCTCGCGGTCGGCGGCGGCGCCATGATCGTGGGCCGGGACTGGATCGGGCTCCCCGCCGCCGTCGCGCTCGACACCGTCCTGTTCACCGCCGGCACGGTCGTCGGCCTGGCGGCCGCGGTCGGCATCCCGTACCTCATGGTCGTCCACCACAAGATCGAGAACGCCTCCCCGGTGTGGCTGCTGCCGGTCGTCGCCCCCATGGTCTCCGCAGCCCTGGGCCCACTGCTCGTGCCCCATCTGCCCGCCGGCCAGGCCCAGGAGACCCTGCTGCTCGCCTGCTGGGCGATGTTCGGCGTCAGCCTCCTCGCGACCCTGGTCATGCTGCCGCTGGTCTTCGGCCGGCTCGTGACCGGCGGCCCGCTGCCCCTCGCGCTCACCCCCACCCTCTTCCTCGTCCTCGGCCCGCTCGGCCAGTCGACGACCGCCGCGAACAAGTTCGCCGACGTGGCCCCGGGCGTCCTCCCCTCCCCGTACGCCCACGGCTTCGCCTCCTTCGCCGTCCTCTACGGCGTGCCCGTCATGGGCTTCGCCCTGCTGTGGCTGGCCCTCGCCGGTGCGATGGTGCTGCGGGCACGCCGGCAGGGCATGGGCTTCGCGATGACGTTCTGGGCGTTCACGTTCCCCGTGGGGACGTGTGTGACCGGCGCCGAGGGGCTCGCGCAGCACACCGGTCTCGCGGCCTTCCGGTGGCTCGCGATCGGCCTGTACGTGTTCCTCGTCGCGGCCTGGCTCGTCGCCGGGGCCCACACCGTGCGCGGTCTGTTCAGCGGTGCGCTGCTCGCAGGGCCCGCGCCAGCACCCGCGGCGCCTCGACGAGAGACGGCCCGTACCAGGTGA